The proteins below are encoded in one region of Micromonospora sp. DSM 45708:
- the rplM gene encoding 50S ribosomal protein L13, which produces MRTYSPKPGEIERQWHVIDASDVVLGRLATHAATLLRGKHKPTFAPHVDTGDFVVIVNAGKVALTGNKRQTKVAYRHSGYPGGLKRVGYDELLTKRPERAIELAVKGMLPHNKLGRQILKKLKVYAGAEHPHAAQQPAPFEIKQIAQ; this is translated from the coding sequence GTGCGTACGTACAGCCCGAAGCCGGGTGAGATCGAGCGTCAGTGGCACGTCATCGACGCCTCTGATGTCGTGCTGGGCCGCCTGGCGACCCACGCCGCCACGCTGCTGCGTGGCAAGCACAAGCCGACTTTCGCGCCGCACGTCGACACGGGCGACTTCGTCGTCATCGTGAACGCGGGCAAGGTCGCGCTGACCGGCAACAAGCGCCAGACCAAGGTCGCTTACCGCCACTCCGGTTACCCGGGTGGTCTGAAGCGGGTCGGCTACGACGAGCTGCTCACCAAGCGGCCCGAGCGGGCCATCGAGCTGGCCGTGAAGGGCATGCTCCCGCACAACAAGCTGGGCCGACAGATTCTCAAGAAGCTGAAGGTCTACGCCGGTGCCGAGCACCCGCACGCCGCGCAGCAGCCGGCCCCGTTCGAGATCAAGCAGATCGCGCAGTGA
- a CDS encoding PadR family transcriptional regulator, whose product MAIQHAVLALLARGPSYGYELKGAFEAAVGPQWGPLNIGHIYQILDRLSRDGLVVAERQPQPVRPDRVVYEITTDGRTELDRWLTAPSPRSGGFRDDFFLKVTAAARSGRATTVRTVLANQRGHLMRELRNLDGLRRQADDPVVRLLLSAAGRHVEADLAFVDDAEAALLADGGATLAGLAAQAASAGAGGSSTAGSAGGSTEDDGPVRAAG is encoded by the coding sequence GTGGCTATCCAGCACGCGGTCCTGGCCCTGCTCGCCCGCGGCCCCAGCTACGGCTACGAGCTGAAGGGCGCGTTCGAGGCGGCGGTCGGGCCGCAGTGGGGCCCGCTCAACATCGGGCACATCTACCAGATCCTCGACCGGCTCTCCCGGGACGGCCTGGTGGTAGCCGAGCGGCAGCCGCAACCGGTCAGGCCCGACCGGGTGGTCTACGAGATCACCACCGACGGCCGCACCGAACTCGACCGCTGGCTGACCGCGCCCAGCCCGCGCAGCGGCGGCTTCCGGGACGACTTCTTCCTCAAGGTGACCGCCGCCGCCCGGTCCGGCCGGGCCACCACCGTCCGTACCGTGCTGGCCAACCAGCGCGGCCACCTCATGCGGGAGCTGCGCAACCTCGACGGACTGCGCCGGCAGGCCGACGACCCGGTGGTCCGGCTGCTGCTCTCGGCCGCCGGCCGGCACGTCGAGGCGGACCTCGCCTTCGTCGACGACGCCGAGGCGGCGCTGCTCGCCGACGGCGGCGCCACGCTCGCCGGCCTCGCCGCCCAGGCCGCGTCCGCCGGGGCCGGCGGGTCCTCGACTGCCGGCTCAGCCGGCGGCTCCACCGAGGACGACGGCCCGGTGCGGGCCGCCGGCTGA
- a CDS encoding threonine aldolase family protein translates to MSDGYAERLRRLAAQRGCDTMLSGVRPESVREQVAALAALAGDDLPDFYGEGGPVAELERRVAGLLDAEAVAFFPTGTMAQQVVMRHGAELTGRSGVGLHPLSHPLLHERDAYALLAGVRAVRTTTAPRNPTAEEVAALDEPIGTLFLELPLRDAGFVLPTWDELVAVVAAARERGARVHVDGARLWESTVHLGHSAAEIAALADSTYVSFYKSLGGHSGAALAGDAELVRYARAWRHRYGGTLFQQWPAALAALAGLARELPRLAGYVGHAKVVAEALAALPGARVHPAPPHTHQFRFWLPYPAEALDAANLALAEQERAWFVGGWRDSEVPGLALAEVTVAGPALELDADGVRDLAARFLRRLPSS, encoded by the coding sequence ATGAGCGACGGGTACGCCGAACGGCTGCGCCGGCTCGCCGCCCAGCGTGGCTGCGACACCATGCTCTCCGGCGTACGCCCGGAGTCGGTGCGGGAGCAGGTGGCCGCGCTCGCCGCGCTGGCCGGCGACGACCTGCCCGACTTCTACGGCGAGGGCGGCCCGGTCGCGGAGTTGGAGCGGCGGGTCGCGGGGCTGCTCGACGCGGAGGCGGTCGCCTTCTTCCCCACCGGCACGATGGCCCAGCAGGTCGTCATGCGGCACGGCGCGGAGCTGACCGGCCGGTCCGGGGTCGGCCTGCACCCGCTCAGCCATCCGCTGCTGCATGAGCGCGACGCGTACGCGCTGCTCGCCGGCGTGCGGGCGGTGCGCACGACGACCGCGCCGCGCAATCCCACGGCCGAGGAGGTGGCGGCGCTCGACGAGCCGATCGGCACGCTCTTCCTGGAGTTGCCGCTGCGCGACGCCGGGTTCGTGCTGCCGACCTGGGACGAGTTGGTCGCGGTCGTGGCGGCGGCCCGGGAGCGGGGCGCGCGGGTGCACGTCGACGGCGCCCGCCTCTGGGAGTCGACAGTCCATCTGGGCCACTCGGCGGCCGAGATCGCGGCGCTGGCCGACAGCACGTACGTCTCGTTCTACAAGTCGCTCGGCGGCCACTCCGGGGCGGCGCTGGCCGGCGACGCGGAGCTGGTCCGGTACGCCCGCGCCTGGCGGCACCGGTACGGCGGCACGCTGTTCCAGCAGTGGCCGGCGGCGCTCGCCGCGCTCGCCGGGCTGGCGCGGGAGCTGCCCCGGCTGGCCGGGTACGTGGGGCACGCGAAGGTGGTGGCGGAGGCGCTGGCCGCGCTGCCGGGCGCCCGGGTGCATCCGGCGCCGCCGCACACCCACCAGTTCCGGTTCTGGCTGCCGTATCCGGCGGAGGCGCTGGACGCGGCCAATCTGGCGCTCGCCGAACAGGAGCGGGCGTGGTTCGTCGGCGGCTGGCGGGACAGCGAGGTGCCGGGGCTGGCGCTGGCCGAGGTGACGGTCGCCGGGCCGGCGCTGGAGCTGGACGCCGACGGCGTACGCGATCTGGCCGCCCGTTTCCTGCGCCGCCTGCCCAGCTCCTGA
- a CDS encoding FtsX-like permease family protein, producing MVGFILGQLRGRAGRSMALLVGVLVATTGFVVLTGATTTSRLAVTGTVERNTRAAYDILVRPKGTRTPLEAERGLVRPNYLSGSYGGITTTQYDRIRAVEGVDVAAPIAMLGYSTTSIEMPLDVTSAVDPALDRQLIRIDREFLAERGLSHAPAQPTYVYVTTHPLVYPVIGDEYYPDAVRYTDGRTYDTNDCGLLPREVLPGGRTAPICDLRVEQSNGLQDASERQLWRVETFRMLPGGRFERPANEGVTNLDAPAVGAARLTVTVRLTVPFLLAAVDPGPEQELVGLDDAVVTGRRLTASDTTVVTRGGGLSSRTLPVLATSRPFLDGAIRATYTRTPLDRTIAGVPPRELAERLRGEPATPAGGTQRDALGAYRAQLAGGLGPRTCCQGQLQIVVQPGPAGYDRLPDGTLRVHPAPTDPGVYGDSQDLVTLPRPWLSEDTGYRPLTQLRLGRGDRDARQWQAVGLFDPEKLTGFSDLGKVPLETYEPPRADGADDRSRAALGGRPLEPSGNPAGYLSAPPLLLTSLSSVPGLLSAGSSPQRTAPISAIRIRVADVDGWSERSAERVRLTAERIATTTGLDVDITLGSSPAPQTVELPAGAFGRPDLRLTENWSALGVASVITRAVDRKSAVLFALVLVVCALFLGNAVTAAVRDRRSELAVLACLGWPARRIGALVLGEVATLGLVAGLLAVGLAVPLGRALDIGVDWRRALLAVPVALLLALVAGLAPALRAARAHPAAALRPPVAGALRARRSRTIAGMALVNLARVPGRTLLGAAALAIGVAALTLVGAVGYAFRGAVVGSLLGDTVSLSVRGADTLAAVATVLLGAAAVADVLYLDVRDRATELATLRATGWTDGALARLIGYQALFLGGLGALTGAGLGLGGAAWLVGEVPAALVTVAVLVALAGVLLTCLAALVPAGLLRRLPTARLLAEE from the coding sequence ATGGTCGGGTTCATTCTGGGTCAACTCCGCGGCCGGGCCGGCCGCTCGATGGCGCTGCTGGTCGGCGTGCTGGTGGCCACCACCGGCTTCGTGGTCCTCACCGGTGCCACCACCACCTCCCGGCTCGCCGTCACCGGCACTGTGGAACGGAACACCCGGGCCGCCTACGACATCCTGGTCCGGCCGAAGGGGACGCGCACCCCGTTGGAGGCGGAGCGCGGCCTGGTCCGGCCCAACTACCTCTCCGGCAGCTACGGCGGCATCACCACCACACAGTACGACCGGATCAGGGCCGTCGAGGGAGTGGACGTCGCCGCGCCGATCGCCATGCTCGGCTACTCCACCACGTCGATCGAGATGCCGCTCGACGTCACCTCGGCCGTCGACCCCGCCCTGGACCGCCAGCTCATCCGCATCGACCGCGAGTTCCTCGCCGAGCGCGGCCTGAGCCACGCGCCGGCCCAGCCCACCTACGTGTACGTCACCACGCACCCGCTGGTCTATCCGGTCATCGGCGACGAGTACTACCCGGACGCGGTGCGCTACACCGACGGACGGACGTACGACACCAACGACTGCGGGCTGCTGCCCCGGGAGGTGCTGCCGGGCGGGCGCACCGCGCCGATCTGCGACCTGCGCGTCGAGCAGTCGAACGGGTTGCAGGACGCCAGCGAGCGACAACTGTGGCGGGTGGAGACGTTCCGGATGCTGCCCGGTGGTCGCTTCGAGCGCCCGGCGAACGAGGGCGTCACCAACCTCGACGCCCCCGCCGTCGGGGCCGCCCGCCTGACCGTCACGGTGCGCCTGACCGTGCCGTTCCTGCTCGCCGCCGTCGACCCCGGCCCGGAGCAGGAACTGGTGGGCCTCGACGACGCGGTGGTCACCGGCCGGCGGCTCACCGCCTCCGACACCACCGTGGTGACCCGGGGGGGCGGTCTGTCCAGCCGGACCCTACCGGTGCTCGCCACCAGCCGCCCGTTCCTCGACGGCGCGATCCGGGCCACCTACACCCGCACGCCGCTGGACCGCACCATCGCCGGCGTGCCGCCCCGGGAACTGGCCGAACGGCTGCGCGGCGAGCCGGCCACCCCGGCCGGCGGCACGCAACGGGACGCGCTGGGCGCGTACCGGGCCCAACTCGCCGGAGGGCTCGGCCCCCGCACGTGCTGCCAAGGACAGTTGCAGATCGTCGTGCAGCCGGGACCGGCCGGCTACGACCGGTTGCCCGACGGCACCCTGCGGGTCCACCCGGCGCCCACGGACCCCGGCGTGTACGGCGACTCGCAGGACCTGGTGACCCTGCCCCGACCGTGGCTCAGCGAGGACACCGGATACCGGCCGCTGACCCAGTTGCGGCTGGGCCGTGGCGACCGGGACGCCCGGCAGTGGCAGGCCGTCGGGCTCTTCGACCCGGAGAAGCTGACCGGCTTCAGCGACCTGGGCAAGGTGCCGCTGGAGACGTACGAGCCGCCGCGCGCCGACGGGGCCGACGACCGCAGCCGGGCGGCGCTGGGCGGGCGGCCCCTGGAGCCGAGCGGCAACCCGGCCGGCTATCTGTCCGCGCCGCCGCTGCTGCTCACCAGCCTGTCCAGCGTGCCCGGGCTGCTCTCGGCCGGCAGCAGCCCGCAACGCACCGCGCCGATCAGCGCGATCCGGATCCGGGTGGCCGACGTGGACGGCTGGAGCGAACGGTCCGCCGAGCGGGTCCGGCTGACCGCCGAACGCATCGCCACCACCACCGGCCTCGACGTGGACATCACGCTCGGCTCCTCCCCCGCCCCGCAGACCGTCGAGCTGCCGGCCGGCGCGTTCGGCCGCCCCGACCTGCGGCTGACCGAGAACTGGTCGGCCCTCGGCGTCGCCTCGGTCATCACCCGCGCGGTCGACCGGAAGAGCGCCGTGCTGTTCGCGCTGGTGCTGGTGGTCTGCGCGCTCTTCCTCGGCAACGCGGTCACCGCCGCCGTCCGGGACCGCCGGTCCGAGCTCGCGGTCCTGGCCTGCCTCGGCTGGCCGGCCCGCCGCATCGGCGCGCTCGTGCTCGGCGAGGTCGCCACGCTCGGTCTGGTCGCCGGGCTGCTCGCGGTCGGCCTGGCCGTCCCGCTGGGCCGCGCCCTCGACATCGGCGTCGACTGGCGGCGGGCGCTGCTCGCCGTACCGGTGGCCCTGCTGCTGGCGCTGGTCGCGGGCCTGGCGCCGGCGCTGCGGGCCGCGCGCGCCCACCCGGCCGCCGCGCTGCGCCCGCCGGTGGCCGGCGCGCTGCGGGCCCGCCGGTCCCGGACCATCGCCGGGATGGCCCTGGTCAACCTGGCCCGCGTCCCCGGGCGCACCTTGCTCGGCGCCGCCGCGCTCGCCATCGGCGTGGCCGCGCTCACCCTGGTCGGCGCCGTCGGCTACGCGTTCCGCGGCGCGGTCGTCGGCAGCCTGCTCGGCGACACCGTGTCGTTGAGCGTGCGCGGCGCGGACACCCTCGCCGCGGTGGCCACCGTGCTGCTCGGGGCCGCCGCCGTCGCCGACGTGCTCTACCTGGACGTCCGGGACCGCGCCACCGAGTTGGCCACGCTGCGGGCCACCGGCTGGACCGACGGCGCGCTGGCCCGCCTGATCGGCTACCAGGCGCTGTTCCTCGGTGGGCTGGGCGCGCTCACCGGTGCCGGGCTCGGCCTCGGCGGCGCGGCCTGGCTGGTCGGCGAGGTGCCCGCCGCCCTGGTGACCGTCGCTGTCCTGGTCGCCCTGGCCGGGGTGCTGCTCACCTGCCTCGCGGCGCTCGTCCCGGCCGGACTGCTGCGCCGCCTGCCCACCGCGCGTCTACTGGCCGAGGAGTGA
- the glmM gene encoding phosphoglucosamine mutase encodes MGRLFGTDGVRGRANADLTPELALAVAVAAAHTLAETDRSHPPLAVVGRDTRASGEMLEAAVVAGLTSAGANVVRVGVLPTPAVAFLTAEIKADLGVMLSASHNPMPDNGIKLFAAGGHKLPDELEMRIEAAVEANATTAWDRPVGAGVGRVNDLLDGADHYVQHLVGTVPHRLDGIKVVVDCANGAAADVAPVAYREAGAEVIAIHAEPDGLNINDGCGSNHLDALRAAVVEHGAHLGLAHDGDADRCVAVSADGVEVDGDQVMAILALAMRDAGELTQDTLVATVMSNLGLRLAMSAHDIRLVETKVGDRYVLEELRASGLALGGEQSGHIVLPAFATTGDGVLTGLHLMARMAATGSSLAELAAVVTKLPQVLINVPVGDRTVGAAAPAVRAEVERAEAELGETGRVLLRPSGTEPLVRVMVEAATEGTAREVAERIAEQVRTASPVA; translated from the coding sequence ATGGGCCGGTTGTTCGGCACGGACGGCGTACGCGGGCGGGCGAACGCGGATCTCACCCCGGAGTTGGCGCTCGCGGTCGCGGTGGCCGCGGCCCACACACTGGCCGAGACCGACCGGAGTCATCCGCCGCTCGCGGTGGTGGGCCGGGACACCCGGGCCAGCGGCGAGATGCTGGAGGCGGCGGTGGTCGCCGGCCTGACCAGCGCCGGCGCCAACGTGGTGCGGGTGGGTGTGCTGCCCACCCCGGCGGTGGCGTTCCTCACCGCCGAGATCAAGGCCGATCTGGGCGTGATGCTCTCCGCCTCGCACAACCCGATGCCGGACAACGGCATCAAGCTCTTCGCCGCCGGTGGGCACAAACTGCCCGACGAGCTCGAGATGCGGATCGAGGCGGCCGTCGAGGCGAACGCCACCACCGCCTGGGACCGGCCGGTCGGCGCCGGTGTCGGCCGGGTGAACGACCTGCTCGACGGCGCCGACCACTACGTCCAGCACCTGGTCGGCACCGTGCCGCACCGGCTGGACGGGATCAAGGTCGTGGTGGACTGCGCCAACGGCGCGGCGGCCGACGTGGCCCCGGTGGCGTACCGGGAGGCCGGCGCCGAGGTGATCGCCATCCACGCCGAGCCGGACGGCCTCAACATCAACGACGGGTGCGGCTCCAACCACCTCGACGCGCTGCGCGCCGCGGTGGTCGAACACGGCGCGCACCTCGGCCTCGCCCACGACGGCGACGCCGACCGGTGCGTCGCGGTCAGCGCCGACGGCGTGGAGGTCGACGGCGACCAGGTCATGGCGATCCTCGCGCTGGCCATGCGGGACGCCGGCGAGCTGACCCAGGACACGCTGGTCGCCACCGTGATGAGCAACCTCGGCCTGCGGCTGGCCATGTCCGCGCACGACATCCGGCTGGTCGAGACCAAGGTCGGTGACCGGTACGTGCTGGAGGAGCTGCGCGCGTCCGGCCTGGCGCTGGGTGGCGAGCAGAGCGGCCACATCGTGCTGCCCGCGTTCGCCACCACCGGCGACGGCGTGCTCACCGGTCTGCACCTGATGGCCCGGATGGCCGCCACCGGCAGCTCGCTGGCCGAGCTGGCCGCCGTGGTCACCAAACTGCCCCAGGTGCTGATCAACGTGCCGGTCGGCGACCGGACCGTCGGCGCCGCCGCGCCGGCCGTCCGCGCCGAGGTCGAGCGGGCCGAGGCCGAGCTGGGCGAGACCGGCCGGGTGCTGCTGCGCCCGTCCGGCACCGAGCCGCTGGTGCGGGTGATGGTCGAGGCGGCCACCGAGGGCACCGCGCGTGAGGTCGCCGAGCGCATCGCCGAGCAGGTCCGCACCGCCAGCCCGGTCGCCTGA
- a CDS encoding ABC transporter ATP-binding protein, whose amino-acid sequence MEPTTGSTVRAEGLVRAFGAGTERLTAVDDVSLEVAGGSVVALTGPSGSGKSTLLHLIGAIERADRGRLTVDDVEVTALRRAVLAHYRQRVGFVFQRYHLLPALTVLDNVIAPVLPRRAGRADHPARARELLAAVGLAGRERALPAQLSGGQQQRVAIARALMGRPRLLLADEPTGNLDSTTGAQILDLLLDLRERHGMTILLATHERAVAARCDRLIRLGDGRIVEDVDLTDGEDPADTFDRATRLRL is encoded by the coding sequence ATGGAACCGACCACCGGAAGCACCGTGCGCGCGGAGGGGCTGGTCCGCGCGTTCGGCGCCGGCACCGAGCGGCTCACCGCCGTCGACGACGTCTCCCTGGAGGTCGCGGGCGGCTCGGTGGTGGCGTTGACCGGGCCGAGCGGCTCCGGCAAGTCCACGCTGCTGCACCTGATCGGCGCGATCGAGCGGGCCGACCGGGGCCGCCTGACCGTGGACGACGTCGAGGTCACCGCGTTGCGCCGGGCCGTGCTGGCCCACTACCGACAGCGGGTCGGCTTCGTCTTCCAGCGCTACCACCTGCTGCCGGCGCTGACCGTGCTGGACAACGTGATCGCCCCGGTGCTGCCGCGCCGGGCGGGCCGCGCCGACCATCCGGCCCGGGCCCGGGAGCTGCTGGCGGCCGTCGGGCTGGCCGGGCGGGAGCGGGCGCTGCCGGCCCAGCTCTCCGGCGGTCAGCAGCAGCGGGTCGCCATCGCCCGGGCACTGATGGGCCGGCCCCGGCTGCTGCTGGCCGACGAGCCCACCGGCAACCTGGACTCCACCACCGGCGCGCAGATCCTCGACCTGCTGCTCGACCTGCGGGAACGGCACGGCATGACGATCCTGTTGGCCACGCACGAGCGGGCCGTCGCCGCCCGGTGCGACCGGCTGATCCGGCTCGGCGACGGCCGGATCGTCGAGGACGTCGACCTCACCGACGGCGAGGACCCGGCCGACACGTTCGACCGGGCCACCCGATTGCGGCTCTGA
- the rpsI gene encoding 30S ribosomal protein S9, producing the protein MTDITETEVAPEATEAPAPVARAPRGDRPIQTVGRRKEAIVRVRIIPGSGKITCNGRDLEAYFPSKVHQQLIKDPLVTAEKPEAFDVIANLRGGGTTGQAGALRLAIARALIVSEPDDRPALKKAGFLTRDARVKESKKYGLKKARKAPQYSKR; encoded by the coding sequence ATGACCGACATCACCGAGACCGAGGTCGCCCCCGAGGCCACCGAGGCGCCGGCGCCCGTCGCGCGCGCGCCCCGCGGTGACCGCCCGATCCAGACCGTGGGCCGTCGCAAGGAAGCCATCGTCCGGGTCCGGATCATCCCGGGCAGCGGCAAGATCACCTGCAACGGCCGTGACCTCGAGGCCTACTTCCCGAGCAAGGTGCACCAGCAGCTCATCAAGGACCCGCTGGTCACCGCCGAGAAGCCCGAGGCGTTCGACGTGATCGCCAACCTGCGGGGCGGCGGCACCACCGGCCAGGCCGGCGCGCTGCGGCTCGCCATCGCCCGGGCGCTGATCGTCAGCGAGCCCGACGACCGCCCGGCCCTGAAGAAGGCCGGCTTCCTGACCCGTGACGCCCGGGTCAAGGAGAGCAAGAAGTACGGCCTCAAGAAGGCCCGTAAGGCTCCCCAGTACTCGAAGCGCTGA